From a single Okeanomitos corallinicola TIOX110 genomic region:
- a CDS encoding GAF domain-containing SpoIIE family protein phosphatase: MNDQNQAQQTDYEELEALRKEVAELRNEEAAFKAQSQLLEKLASMGRSSKEGEVLKAALQTTLDVATTQTSSEKGSLFLLEPSGRVADAILSQEELVLEKRRNLIGNVLDKGLAGWVVRNRQIGLIIDTDQDDRWLTFPDQPYNVRSALAVPIIRGEELLGIITLLHSQPGHFTQEIANLMLLTADQMALVLENVRLYSKLEKYSQALDAELEKGRQIQIDFLPYELLQLPNWEIAACFHPARQVAGDFYDTFELPNNQIGLVIADVCDKGVGAALFMALMRSLVRVFSSETQLRGFASQILEENQPVNGWLCETTSINLAHLNALQAITRTNEYVAKNHWQMSMFATMFFGVLDPETGILTYINGGHESLFILNQSGIKKVMKSTGPAVGMMPGSKFKIEQVQMELGDILIGYTDGVTEGKSPEGKLFTDKRLHDVMNLPFSSACDLLTSIKSKLFDFMADAPQFDDITMLCVRRGCDGG; this comes from the coding sequence ATGAATGATCAAAATCAAGCTCAACAAACAGATTACGAAGAACTGGAAGCACTCAGAAAAGAAGTAGCAGAACTGAGAAATGAAGAAGCTGCTTTTAAAGCTCAAAGTCAGCTATTAGAAAAATTAGCATCAATGGGTCGCTCCTCTAAAGAAGGGGAGGTACTCAAAGCGGCCTTACAAACTACTTTAGATGTAGCTACTACTCAAACTTCTTCGGAAAAAGGCAGTCTATTTTTACTTGAACCTTCTGGAAGGGTGGCAGATGCAATTTTGTCACAGGAGGAATTAGTGCTAGAAAAACGCAGAAATTTAATCGGTAATGTATTGGATAAAGGTTTGGCTGGTTGGGTAGTTCGTAACCGTCAAATAGGATTAATTATAGATACTGATCAGGATGATCGCTGGTTAACTTTTCCTGATCAGCCTTATAATGTGCGTTCTGCTTTGGCTGTTCCTATTATCAGAGGGGAAGAATTATTAGGAATCATTACTTTATTGCACTCTCAACCGGGACATTTTACCCAAGAAATAGCTAATCTGATGCTGTTAACGGCTGATCAAATGGCTTTAGTTTTAGAAAATGTCCGTTTATATTCCAAACTTGAAAAATATTCGCAAGCTCTTGATGCTGAGTTAGAAAAAGGTAGACAGATTCAAATAGATTTTCTGCCCTACGAATTACTACAATTACCTAATTGGGAAATTGCCGCCTGTTTTCATCCCGCTCGTCAGGTAGCTGGAGATTTTTATGATACTTTTGAGCTTCCTAATAATCAAATAGGATTGGTAATTGCTGATGTCTGTGATAAGGGTGTGGGAGCAGCTTTATTTATGGCATTGATGCGGAGCTTAGTTCGGGTTTTTTCTTCAGAAACTCAATTGCGTGGTTTTGCTAGTCAAATTCTGGAAGAAAATCAACCTGTTAACGGATGGCTGTGCGAAACTACTTCTATTAATTTAGCTCACCTTAATGCACTACAAGCAATTACTAGAACTAATGAATATGTAGCCAAAAATCACTGGCAAATGAGTATGTTTGCGACTATGTTTTTTGGTGTTTTAGATCCAGAAACAGGCATACTAACTTATATTAATGGTGGTCATGAATCGCTATTTATTTTGAATCAATCTGGGATTAAAAAGGTAATGAAATCTACTGGGCCAGCAGTGGGAATGATGCCAGGTTCTAAATTTAAAATTGAACAGGTGCAGATGGAATTAGGCGATATTTTGATTGGTTATACTGACGGGGTGACAGAAGGAAAAAGTCCCGAAGGTAAACTATTTACAGATAAACGACTGCATGATGTGATGAATCTACCATTTTCTTCTGCCTGTGATTTGCTCACTTCTATTAAAAGTAAGTTGTTTGATTTTATGGCTGATGCACCACAGTTTGATGATATTACTATGTTGTGTGTTAGACGGGGTTGCGATGGTGGGTAG
- a CDS encoding STAS domain-containing protein produces MAFSATLETTSNGIAKISLFGELDASTAPDFKTKVEEAAAGNPKRLVLMMQELEYMASAGLRVLIFAKQKMGSSVDIYMVGTQELPLDTIKKTGFDQSVYLLDEYDAAKIENV; encoded by the coding sequence ATGGCTTTTAGTGCAACTTTAGAAACAACAAGTAATGGCATCGCTAAAATTAGCTTATTTGGTGAATTGGATGCCAGTACCGCACCAGATTTTAAAACCAAAGTAGAAGAAGCTGCTGCTGGCAACCCTAAACGATTAGTCTTGATGATGCAAGAGTTAGAGTACATGGCCAGTGCAGGACTACGGGTACTGATCTTTGCTAAACAAAAAATGGGATCTAGTGTAGATATTTATATGGTAGGAACTCAAGAATTACCATTAGATACGATCAAAAAAACTGGTTTTGATCAAAGTGTTTATCTGTTGGATGAATACGACGCAGCAAAAATAGAAAACGTGTAA
- a CDS encoding ATP-binding protein — METLTLAGTLDSLGAIAKYVMEAAQSAGLDKKACYKLRLAVDEIATNIITHGYEEAGLEGKINLSSDLKASSLTICLEDTGSRYDPYEMVTVEAEELNKRLEERRMGGLGVYLAIQGVDQYFYERVGEKNRNIFVVNLKIADS, encoded by the coding sequence ATGGAAACATTAACCTTAGCAGGAACATTAGATTCTTTAGGGGCGATCGCTAAATATGTGATGGAAGCAGCCCAGTCAGCAGGTTTAGATAAAAAAGCCTGCTATAAACTACGTTTAGCAGTAGATGAAATTGCCACAAATATTATCACCCACGGCTATGAAGAAGCGGGATTAGAAGGTAAAATCAACCTATCTAGTGATCTCAAAGCATCAAGTTTAACTATTTGTTTGGAAGATACTGGATCTAGATATGATCCTTACGAAATGGTGACAGTAGAAGCTGAAGAATTAAATAAGCGATTGGAAGAACGTCGGATGGGTGGACTGGGAGTATACTTGGCTATACAAGGGGTGGATCAATATTTCTATGAGCGTGTGGGAGAAAAAAATCGCAACATTTTTGTTGTAAATCTTAAAATAGCCGATTCATAG